TCTTCAAGGTGTATTCGGTTCAGGCCTGCACCAACTGCGGGCAGCCGGGCACCGGTGTTGCCGAGCCGGGTTCGCTCGCGCTGGCCGGCATCGGTCTTCTCGGAGTCTTTGGATTGCGTCGCCGTCGTTCCTGAGGCGAGCAATACTCCGTCGACTTGCGGCGCCACACGGCGCCGCTTTTCTTTTGTCCACCGACCCGGGGGCGGGTGCCTTGAAGCACCAGAGCCGGGCTCGCGACGATCTCAGGCTGCGCCGGTTTCGAGGTCGCGCTCGTGGGCTTCCTGCTGCTGCAGGCGCCACATCTGCGCGTAGGCGCCGCTGGCGGCCAGCAGTTCGCGGTGGTGCCCGCGTTCGACGATACGGCCCTGGTCGAGCACGATGATTTCGTCCGCATGGGCCACCGTCGACAGGCGGTGCGCGATGACCAGCGCGGTGCGTCCGCGGGCGGCGCGGTCGATCTGCGCCTGGATCGCCTTCTCGGTCTTCGAATCCAGGGCCGAGGTCGCCTCGTCGAAGATCAGCACCGCCGGATCCTTGAGCAGGGCGCGAGCGATGGCGACACGCTGCTTCTCGCCGCCCGAGAGCTTCAGTCCCCGCTCCCCGACCCGGGTGTCCATCCCCTCGGGCAGGCGGGCGATGAAATCGTCCAGCTGCGCCGCGCTGGCGGCCGCTTCGACCGCCCCCGGCGAGGCTTCCGGGTTGCCGTACTGGATGTTGTAGCGCAGGGTGTCGTTGAACAGGACGGTGTCCTGGGGCACGATGCCGATCGCCCGGCGCAGGCTGTCCTGCTGCAGATCGCGCACGTCGACGCCATTGACGGTGATGCGCCCGCCGGTCACGTCATAGAAGCGGAACAGCAGGCGCGCCAGGGTGGACTTGCCCGACCCGGAGTGGCCGACCACGGCCACCGTCCGGCCGGCAGGAATGGTGAAGTCCACGTCGAAGAGGATGTCCCGCGCCGGATCGTAGTGAAAGTCCACATGCTCGAAGCGCACCGTTGCCGGACCGGGGGCGAGGCTGCCGGCGTCGGGCGTGTCGTCGATCTCCTTGTGCTGGCCGAGCAGGCCGAACATGCGCTCGATATCGGTGAGCGACTGGCGGATTTCGCGGTAGATCACGCCGAGGAAATTCAGCGGGATGTACAGCTGCAGCATGTAGGCGTTGATCAGCACGATGTCGCCGATGGTCATGGTGCCGGCGGCGACGCGGTTGGCCGCCAGCCACATCATGGCCGTCACCGCGGTCGAGATGATGGCCGCCTGGCCGATGTTGAGCCCCGAGAGCGAGAGCTGGTTCTTGATCTGGGCGTCGGCCCATTGATGCAGCTGCTCGTCGTAGCGGCCGGCCTCGAAGCGTTCGTTGTTGAAATACTTGACCGTCTCGAAGTTGATCAGGCTGTCGATGGCGCGCGCATTGGCGGCCGAATCGAGCTCGTTGGCCTTGCGCCGCAAGGCCGTGCGCCAGTTGGTCACCCGCACCGTGAAGGTGATGTAGAAAATCAGGGTGGCGCTGGTGATGAGGGCGAACACCGCGTCGTAATTGACGAACAGGATGCCGATCACGAGCCCGATCTCGACCAGCGTGGGCAGGATGCTGTAGAGCGTGTAGCTGATGAGCGAGCCCACCGAGCGGGTGCCGCGCTCGATGTCCCGGGTCAGGCCCCCGGTCTGGCGTTCGAGGTGAAAGCGCAGCGACAGCGCGTGCAGATGATTGAACACCTGCAGCGAGATGTTGCGCACCGCCTGCTGGGTGACGCGGGCGAACACCAGTTCGCGCAGCTCGGTGAACAGCGAGGTCGAGAAGCGCAGCACCCCGTAGGCACCCAGGATGGCGGCCGGCACGACGATGAAGGCCTGCTCGGGGGTGATGGTGAGTGCGTCCACCAGGTGCTTGAACACCATCGGCACGCCCACGTTGGCCAGCTTGGCCAGGAGCAGGCACGAGAGCGCGAAGATCACGCGCCCGCGGTAACTCCACAGGTAGGGGATGAGGGTCTTGAGCGTGTGCCAGTCGTGGCGCTCGGTCGGTTCGGGGGCGGGCAGGGCGCCGGAGGCTCGGTGTCGCATGGCGCGAGTTTACCTGTATTGCCGGTGGCGTCGGCTCAGCGCAGTGGGCCGCTGGTCGCGAGTCGGGCCGCCAGGGCCAGGAAGACGATGCCCGCCAGCCGATCCAGCCATGGGGCGACGCGGGGGTGGCGTCGCAGCGCCGCGCCGATGTGTCCGGCCGTGAGCGCGATGGCGCCGAAGACCAGCACCGTCTGCGCCATGAACACCGCGCCAAGCACCACCATCTGCAGCGCTGCGTCATGGGCCGTGGGGTTCACGAACTGGGGCATGAAGGCCAGAAAGAACAGCGCGACCTTGGGATTGACCGCATTGGCGAGAAAGCCGCGGGCGACGTCGTTGCGCCAGCGGCGTGCCGGGCCTGAGACCTGACGCAGTTCGGGCGCGCGCCGGGCCGCGCGCAGTGCACCGACGCCGAGCCAGGCCAGATAGAGCGCGCCGGCCAGCTTCAGCACCGAGAACGCGACTGGCGAGGCGGCCAGCGCGGCGCTGACGCCGAGCGTGGCCCAGAGGATGTGGGTCATGCAGCCGAGGGCGCAGCCCAGCGCCAGGCCGAGCCCGGCGCGTCGCCCACGCGCGAGACTGTGCGCCAGCACCATCAGATTGTCGGGGCCGGGGGCGAGGGTGAGGATCAGGGCGGTACCGAGGAAACTCAGCAGCGTCGGGGTGTCGGGCATGGGGCGGGTGCCGGCGGGTCAGGGGTCGAGTGTATGCAGATGGGGCGCGTAAGGCCAGTGGACGGCATGGTAAGGTGCGCGGGACGGAACCGGGAGGCATGGGCGATGAACAATCGGGATCGGCTGGCGCTGGGTCTGGCGGCGATCGTGGGGGTGGCGCTCGTCGTCTCGGGGCTTGCGCCTCACGATCGGCTGACCTGGTTCATGGAGGTCGCCCCGGTGCTCATCGCGTTGCCGTTGATCGCCGCCACCCATCGGCATTTTCCGCTCACCGAGCTGGTCCTGGTGCTGATCGCGGTGCATGCGCTGATCCTGATTCTGGGCGGGGCCTACACCTATGCGCGTGTTCCGCTCGGCTTCTGGATTCAGGACGCCTTCGGATTCGCGCGCAATCCCTACGATCGCATCGGCCACCTGGCCCAGGGCTTCGTGCCCGCCATGGTCGCCCGCGAGCTGCTGCTGCGTCTGGGGGTGCTCGCCCGGCGTGGCTGGCTGTTCTTCCTGGTGTGCTGTATCTGCCTCGCGATCTCGGCCCTCTATGAACTCATCGAATGGCAGGCCGCGGTGATCATGGGGCAGGGCGCGGTGGATTTTCTCGGCACCCAGGGCGACCCCTGGGACACCCAGGCCGATATGGCACTGGCGCTGGTGGGGGCCGTGCTCGCCCAGAC
The nucleotide sequence above comes from Nitrogeniibacter mangrovi. Encoded proteins:
- a CDS encoding DUF2238 domain-containing protein encodes the protein MNNRDRLALGLAAIVGVALVVSGLAPHDRLTWFMEVAPVLIALPLIAATHRHFPLTELVLVLIAVHALILILGGAYTYARVPLGFWIQDAFGFARNPYDRIGHLAQGFVPAMVARELLLRLGVLARRGWLFFLVCCICLAISALYELIEWQAAVIMGQGAVDFLGTQGDPWDTQADMALALVGAVLAQTLLGRWHDRQLQRVCA
- a CDS encoding ABCB family ABC transporter ATP-binding protein/permease — its product is MRHRASGALPAPEPTERHDWHTLKTLIPYLWSYRGRVIFALSCLLLAKLANVGVPMVFKHLVDALTITPEQAFIVVPAAILGAYGVLRFSTSLFTELRELVFARVTQQAVRNISLQVFNHLHALSLRFHLERQTGGLTRDIERGTRSVGSLISYTLYSILPTLVEIGLVIGILFVNYDAVFALITSATLIFYITFTVRVTNWRTALRRKANELDSAANARAIDSLINFETVKYFNNERFEAGRYDEQLHQWADAQIKNQLSLSGLNIGQAAIISTAVTAMMWLAANRVAAGTMTIGDIVLINAYMLQLYIPLNFLGVIYREIRQSLTDIERMFGLLGQHKEIDDTPDAGSLAPGPATVRFEHVDFHYDPARDILFDVDFTIPAGRTVAVVGHSGSGKSTLARLLFRFYDVTGGRITVNGVDVRDLQQDSLRRAIGIVPQDTVLFNDTLRYNIQYGNPEASPGAVEAAASAAQLDDFIARLPEGMDTRVGERGLKLSGGEKQRVAIARALLKDPAVLIFDEATSALDSKTEKAIQAQIDRAARGRTALVIAHRLSTVAHADEIIVLDQGRIVERGHHRELLAASGAYAQMWRLQQQEAHERDLETGAA
- a CDS encoding LysE family translocator, which codes for MPDTPTLLSFLGTALILTLAPGPDNLMVLAHSLARGRRAGLGLALGCALGCMTHILWATLGVSAALAASPVAFSVLKLAGALYLAWLGVGALRAARRAPELRQVSGPARRWRNDVARGFLANAVNPKVALFFLAFMPQFVNPTAHDAALQMVVLGAVFMAQTVLVFGAIALTAGHIGAALRRHPRVAPWLDRLAGIVFLALAARLATSGPLR